The proteins below come from a single Eucalyptus grandis isolate ANBG69807.140 chromosome 3, ASM1654582v1, whole genome shotgun sequence genomic window:
- the LOC104435991 gene encoding RING-H2 finger protein ATL56 isoform X1 has protein sequence MPPHHGALHGGGPASGHRHGGGSLPSPPPPKQNPKLLSLLLKAIIMILITTLFFLFLGLAAIILLLLCLAGGLLHRRHQIDLPPPPGGALPPRDLKRLPKFRYPKSGAQGQGQHDQGFSDCAVCLDEFSQGQWCRKLVGCGHVFHKSCVDTWLVKVAACPVCRSPVRAQVGSTGPGIDGRDCKQLWAFGRETPI, from the coding sequence ATGCCGCCCCACCATGGCGCCCTCCACGGCGGCGGACCCGCCTCCGGCCACCGGCACGGCGGCGGCTCTTtgccttcgccgccgccgccgaagcAGAACCCGAAGCTGCTCTCCCTCCTCCTGAAGGCCATAATCATGATCCTGATAACcaccctcttcttcctcttcctcggcctcgccgccatcatcctcctcctcctctgcctcgccggcggcctcctccaccgccgccaccaGATCGACCTCCCGCCTCCCCCCGGCGGGGCGCTGCCCCCGCGCGACCTCAAGCGGCTCCCCAAATTCAGGTACCCGAAGAGCGGGGCGCAGGGCCAGGGCCAGCACGATCAAGGCTTTTCCGATTGCGCGGTGTGTTTGGACGAGTTCAGTCAGGGGCAGTGGTGCAGGAAGCTGGTCGGGTGCGGCCACGTCTTCCATAAGAGCTGCGTGGACACTTGGCTCGTCAAGGTCGCCGCTTGCCCGGtttgccggtcgccggtccgagCCCAGGTGGGGTCCACGGGGCCTGGGATCGACGGGCGAGATTGCAAGCAGCTCTGGGCTTTCGGTAGAGAGACGCCCATTTGA
- the LOC104435991 gene encoding RING-H2 finger protein ATL56 isoform X2: MPPHHGALHGGGSLPSPPPPKQNPKLLSLLLKAIIMILITTLFFLFLGLAAIILLLLCLAGGLLHRRHQIDLPPPPGGALPPRDLKRLPKFRYPKSGAQGQGQHDQGFSDCAVCLDEFSQGQWCRKLVGCGHVFHKSCVDTWLVKVAACPVCRSPVRAQVGSTGPGIDGRDCKQLWAFGRETPI; the protein is encoded by the exons ATGCCGCCCCACCATGGCGCCCTC CACGGCGGCGGCTCTTtgccttcgccgccgccgccgaagcAGAACCCGAAGCTGCTCTCCCTCCTCCTGAAGGCCATAATCATGATCCTGATAACcaccctcttcttcctcttcctcggcctcgccgccatcatcctcctcctcctctgcctcgccggcggcctcctccaccgccgccaccaGATCGACCTCCCGCCTCCCCCCGGCGGGGCGCTGCCCCCGCGCGACCTCAAGCGGCTCCCCAAATTCAGGTACCCGAAGAGCGGGGCGCAGGGCCAGGGCCAGCACGATCAAGGCTTTTCCGATTGCGCGGTGTGTTTGGACGAGTTCAGTCAGGGGCAGTGGTGCAGGAAGCTGGTCGGGTGCGGCCACGTCTTCCATAAGAGCTGCGTGGACACTTGGCTCGTCAAGGTCGCCGCTTGCCCGGtttgccggtcgccggtccgagCCCAGGTGGGGTCCACGGGGCCTGGGATCGACGGGCGAGATTGCAAGCAGCTCTGGGCTTTCGGTAGAGAGACGCCCATTTGA
- the LOC104435992 gene encoding EG45-like domain containing protein, which produces MEVKLQVLVALAMALSLFSAASATAGLAVYYAPQYYPAACPGFTLKNSGVMVAGVSDALWNNGRACGRMLKVRCTGAANQFPNPCRAGVITVKVVDYCRQPCNGVINLSQDAFAKIANLDAGKVWVDYS; this is translated from the exons ATGGAGGTGAAATTGCAGGTGCTGGTGGCGTTGGCCATGGCTTTGTCCTTGTTCTCTGCTGCATCGGCCACGGCGGGCCTCGCCGTTTACTACGCACCCCAATATTATC CCGCGGCTTGTCCAGGGTTCACTCTGAAGAACAGCGGAGTGATGGTCGCGGGAGTGAGCGATGCGTTGTGGAATAACGGGAGGGCCTGCGGACGGATGCTGAAGGTCAGATGCACCGGTGCGGCTAACCAGTTTCCGAACCCTTGCAGGGCCGGCGTCATCACGGTCAAGGTCGTGGACTACTGCCGGCAACCGTGCAACGGGGTCATCAACCTCTCCCAGGACGCCTTTGCAAAGATCGCCAACCTCGACGCCGGCAAAGTCTGGGTGGACTATTCCTAG
- the LOC104438759 gene encoding EG45-like domain containing protein, with protein MEEKLQVWVMLAMALSLLSAASAKPGLAYWHSLSYYPAACAGFDNSGSMTTGVGDELWDNGRACGQMLTVKCTGSANGFPKPCKDGVVTVKVVDYCQQPCDVNLSWDAFSSIANPDAGSVRVDYS; from the exons atggaggagaaattgcAGGTGTGGGTGATGTTGGCCATGGCTTTATCCCTGCTCTCTGCTGCATCGGCTAAGCCGGGCCTTGCGTATTGGCACTCGCTGTCTTATTATC ctGCGGCTTGTGCAGGGTTCGATAACAGCGGATCGATGACCACGGGAGTGGGGGACGAATTGTGGGACAACGGGAGGGCCTGCGGACAGATGCTGACGGTCAAATGCACCGGCTCTGCTAACGGCTTTCCGAAACCTTGCAAGGACGGCGTCGTCACGGTCAAGGTCGTGGACTACTGCCAGCAACCGTGCGACGTCAACCTCTCCTGGGATGCCTTCTCCAGTATCGCCAACCCTGACGCCGGCAGCGTCCGGGTGGACTACTCCTAG